CAACTTACTTAAGGCACATGAGATCAAACATTTGGTATTCTCTGTTCAAGTGCTATCTCAGTCGACAGCACTAAGTATCTCTGTCAAGAACTCAAGGAGAGCCAGCCAGACCCCAAAAATATCCTTCCTTCTCAGTCTGTCAACCTCTTGTCAGAACCCTACAGGCTGTGGTACTAAATAGGCCAAAGGCAGCATCCTTTTCCACAATGtcctgagcatgtgtgtgtgtgtgaggctgagTGACATGGGTGACATGGTCTGTGGTCAGCCAGGCCCTCACACTCAGATGTCCTTGTGCATCCAGAAGATAGGAACTCCTTTAGCATCTCTGTAGGGCGTCTCATCAAGAGTCTGAAACACCAGTCGGGCCggacactgaggaggaggaggaggaggaggaggaggaatagagggaggaggtggaagaccagagggaggaaagggaggtggATGACAAGatagagcagagggagggaggagaagaggtggaggagtagGAAGACTAGAAGGATGagtgggtggtggaggaggaggcagaggtgaTGGAGCAGGCCCTATAAAGGAAGGAGGGatctggggtggtggtggtggtggtgggcctCCCTGTACCTCACCCTGGGTGTCGTCTGTCCCTGGGAGCTTGGAGAACCTCTCCAGCACCTCCATGGGCATGAAGGAGGCCATGACACCAGCATTCTGTACCGGCATGGACAGAACATAGCCCAGGTGGGCATAGAAGTGCTGCTTGTCGTGGGTGGT
Above is a genomic segment from Oncorhynchus gorbuscha isolate QuinsamMale2020 ecotype Even-year linkage group LG10, OgorEven_v1.0, whole genome shotgun sequence containing:
- the LOC124045747 gene encoding N-alpha-acetyltransferase 80, translated to MYDSGGVWAIPLHQRPDLLEPCADLVNSEWQRSHGARVHALQKSCQEFPVALVLLQGSGNRDGGDGETLLGHVRLSRVVSRPGSLFVESVVVSKAQRGKGYGRTLMQETECYAKARGFRRLCLTTHDKQHFYAHLGYVLSMPVQNAGVMASFMPMEVLERFSKLPGTDDTQGEVQGGPPPPPPPQIPPSFIGPAPSPLPPPPPPTHPSSLPTPPPLLLPPSALSCHPPPFPPSGLPPPPSIPPPPPPPPPQCPARLVFQTLDETPYRDAKGVPIFWMHKDI